The Winogradskyella schleiferi genome contains the following window.
TGAAAAAACCGAAACTGAACTTCAGAAGTTAGAAGAATTAGCAGCTGAATCTACCAACAAAGCATTTAACGAAGACGAGGAATACAAGGAAATGATGCGTAACTTTAAAACCGTTGATGCCAATGATTTTGAAAGAACCACAAAAGCGATAGAGGATGCTAAAGCAAATGAGGAAGTTTCAGAAGAAACGAGCACGGATAAATCGTATGCCAATAGCGGAGATTATGCCTTAAATTCTAAAGAAACACAGTCTTATAAAAAACTGCAAGAAGAACTTCAGCAACGCTTAAAAAACAAAAAAATAGCAGACGAGCATGCGAAAAATAAAAGTACTTTAACCTATTCTCTAAAAGGTAGAACTCTGACCCATTACAAAATTCCACGTTATTTATGTGAAATCGGTGGAAAAATAGTGGTGACGATAAAAGTGAACGGTTCAGGAGATGTGATTGATGCCTCTGTTAATGGCTCATCTAATTCTAATAATAAGTGTTTAGTTGACCATGCGATTGCTTATGCGGAATCCGTTCAATTTGATAGTTCTAGTCGATCAGACCAACTAGGTACAATAACTTTTTTGTTTAAAGGGAAACGTTGATTCAGTAGATTTTTTTTTCACGAATTACACGAATTTCCACAAATTATCACTCAACCGATATCAAGTTTTCTTCACTATTAAACTCTAATAGCAAATTCAACACCGAAGGGAAAAATCCTTTAATAATCTTATAACCAAAAGATTGAGTTCGTAGTTCGATTCGTGCTAATTAGTGAAATTAGCGTCTATTTTTTTTAAAATAAGCTTCCACTAATCTTCCATTAAGAGCACCAAATCTTCAATAGTAGATTGCCCTTTGTCCGTATTATACCAACGTTGCAAATCTTCTTTAAATTCTGGTGTTAAAGCACCATGTTCAGCTTTATAAGCTTGAACTAAATTTGTTGCGACCGTTGGTCTTGGTCCAAAAGTGTTTATGACTTCATTAGTTTCAGAATCAAGCATTATTAACTTTGGAATTGCTTTTCCGCCATGAGTTAAAAACTGATTCATGAGGGCTTCGTTTTCGTCTCTCAGCACAACTTTATAATCAATATTCGTATTAAGTTCCGCAACTTTATTGATAATAGGCAAAATATGAGCTGCGTCGCCACACCAACTTTCAGAAATAACCAACCAAGTTACTTTTTTGTTGAAACTTTCAATTTTAGTTTTCATCTCCTCAGAAACTTTAGCCGTCTTGTCCCAGCGTCTCATACGTCTATCGTTAAGCTGTGTATATGCAACTAAATCCATAGTTTTATCATTTCCAGTGGTTGATTTTACTTCAACTAATGTTGAAACTAAAGTTCGATATTCAGCATAAGTCATACTATTCTTTAGACTTTCTGAAATAATGTCGTTTATAGTGAGTGTGTCCGTATTCATATTACAAAATTAAGATTCTATTGCCATTTTTTGTGCAACAGTTGTTACATTAGTTGTGCAATCTAAAATTCCTTACAAGATGAACAAAAACAGATGTGGTTGGTGCGTTGGCAATGATTTATATGAAGCTTATCACGATGAAGAATGGGGCGTCCCTGTTTATGACGACGATACCTTGTTTGAATTTTTAATATTGGAAACCTTTCAGGCTGGTTTAAGTTGGATAACCATTTTAAAGAAGCGTGAAAATTTTAGAAAGGCCTTTGACCATTTTGATTATAAGAAAATTGCCAATTACACATCCGATAAAGTTGAAACCTTATTGCAAGATAAAGGAATTGTTAGAAACAGATTAAAAGTGAATGCCACTATTACCAATGCACAGGCTTTTATGAAAATTCAAGAGGAATATGGGTCGTTTTCTAAATATATTTGGGGTTTCGTGGATGGAAAACCTATAAAGAATCGTCTTGAAAATTATAAGAACGCTCCTGCGCATACGCCTTTGAGTGATGCTATAAGCAAAGATTTAAAAAAACGTGGATTTAAATTTGTAGGCTCAACGGTTATTTATGCCCACATGCAAGCTACAGGAATGGTAAATGATCATGAAGTATCTTGTTTCAGGTATCAAGAGGTTTAAAACATTTCTTATATTTTGGTTGAGTTTGTTTCTAGTAGATAAAATAGAGTATATTCATTTTTTCCTTGATGAAAAAACGAACCAAAAAAATCAAGACTTAAGAACCTTTTACTAAAAATTTCTTAGGTCATCCAAATATTAATCCTATAGTAAAGCATTAATCGTTCAATTAGCAATGCTCTCAATTTAGAAGTAAATCTTTAATTTTATAACGAAAAAGGTTTAAGGTATTTTATAAATTCGTTTCTAGGCATATTTTTCGCACCTAGACTTTCCAAATGCTTAGTGTGCAGTTGGCAGTCTATAAGTTGATAACTTGAATTTTGAATAAAAGTAATAAATCCCACTTTACTCGCATTGCTTACTTTGGTAAACATGCTTTCGCCACAAAACACTTTATCGTTAATTTCAATACCATACAGGCCACCAACTAATTCTTTATTTTGCCAAACCTCTATAGACTTCGCGTAACCAAGTCGATGAAGTTTTACGTAAGCTTTTATCATATCATCAGTAATCCACGTGCCATATTGGTCACTGCGTTTTGCACACGCACAGTTTTCCACAACAGCTTTGAAAGCCTTATTTGTAGTCACTTTAAAAGCATCTTTTTTAAGCACTTGTTTCATACTTTTAGACACTTTTAAATCATCAGGTAACAAAACAAATCGCGGATCTGGCGACCACCAAAGAATGGGTTCTTCATCTTGAAACCATGGAAATATACCCTTGGAATAGGCAAACAATAACCGTTCTGGAGACAGATCACCTCCAATGGCCAAAAGGCCATCTGCAGACGCTTTAGACACATCAGGAAAATCAATTTTTTGGGTTAGAAAGTGCATCTGTTAAAATCTATAACGTACATTTTTGCTGTTAATTTAGCACTTTCACTTTGATACTAAAAGAATTTTAGTGATATTTGAGTTGACCTTTATGAATTAGATTTTTGTTCATCATTGCTTTTTTTTAATTTGTTTGTAGAGGTCAAACCTAAAACCACAATACTAAGTCCTGATTAACCATCAGGACTTTTTCAATTAAAGTTGAACTGGTTAACAAAAAAAAAGACCTGTTTTTCAATAAAAAAACAAGTCTTTTTTTTAAAATTTACGACCTTAACCTAGAAAGGTAAATCGTCATTATCATCTTCGTTTAAATCGCTAACAGGCTCAAAAGCTTCTGTTGGTGGTACAGGAGGCATATCTCCACTTGGAGCTTGTGCTTGTAACGCTTCAATTCTCCAACCTTGTATAGAATTAAAATATTTAGTTTCACCTTGTGGATTCACCCATTCTCTTCCTCTTAGGTTGATATTAATTTTAACCTGCTGACCTTCTTTGAAGTTGTTTAACAATTCTGTTTTGTCTTGAACAAACTCCACCATAATATGCTGTGGGTATTGTTCTTCTGTAGTCACTACAACTTCTCTTTTTCTAAACCCATTACTACCAAAAGTTTGAGTCTCTCCTACCATTTTAATACGTCCTTGTACTTCCATTTTTGCTTAATCTATAATTTATAAAATTCTTATTTTTTTGAGACTACGAAAGTAATAACTTCCAAGCACTTTTTACGTCTCCATAGCTCAAATAATTTTGAGCCAGTTTATGTTTTTCTCTGTGTGATGCGGTTTTAATGTCTGGATAGCGTTCAGAAATATCTTCAACAAATTGATTTACTTCGTCTTTATTGGGCAAAGCTTCAACATTGGCAAGCATTCCGAGATTGTTTCCTGTTAAAATCATACTATTTCTCACGTGCTCTGGCATATTGTCAACACCAATTCCCAATGTTTTTAAAGGTTTTGGAATTTCAAAAAAGCCTTTTTTCGCTCTACTGTAATAACTCCCACCAGCTCTTGCCACTAGGTCTAATGCTTCTTGATTTATGGTTTGGTCGTCGTTTAAAACTTCATCAGAAAAATGAAGTTTCACCACTTCGCATATCACTAAATTCCCTGCTCCGCCTTCGGTTCCTAAATGCACTATGTCATTGACTTTGCATTCAAATTGTATTGGCGATTCTGCGACTCTAAACGGTTTTACAATATCTGATGGAAGCATTGATAAACCCGCTTTTCCAAATTCATTAACCCCTTCAGGATATTCTGTACTGGTTAAGGATGCCTGATGCACCATATCGTAATTTACAACATTAATGACCACTTCTTTGATCGCTTCAACATTGCCCAATGTATGTTTGGTGGTGTTGTCCCTCACACGTCTGGCTGGTGAAAAAATTAATATGGGAGGATTGGCACTAAATACATTAAAAAAGCTGAAAGGCGATAAATTAGGATTACCATCAGCATCAATTGTGCTCGCAAAAGCGATAGGTCTTGGCGCAATGGCACTCAACAAATAACTGTGTAAAACGCCTGTTGAAAGGTCTTTAGGGATGAATGAAACCATGTATTTGACTGATTTTCAACAAATATAATTATATTGAGTTGCAGACGAAAGTATTTTGGGCATATTAAAGCACAATAATATCAACATATTTACATTATATTTAAAATTGAAACGAGCATAATTATAGTTTTCTAATCTAATGGAACATTAATAGCGAATAGCATGTGACCTTGAGAAACAATAATTATAAACACATGAATTAAAACTAACTAATGACTTTTAGCTTAAATAGAAATGCAATCCGTTGGATTATTGTAGTGTCTTCCTTTATTATCATTTCTCTTATTCTTTGGAATACTTATACATTTTTTCAAAATTTCAAGGCCGAAGAGCGTTCTAAAATGAAGAATTGGTCATTTGCCCAAAAAGAAATGCGTAAAACCGATAATCTTAATGCAGACATTGGGGAGCTACCATTAGAAATTTTAAAAAGTAATACGTCTACTCCCATGATAAAAGTTAGTGAAGATGGGAGTATGGAGCACAATAATATCGATGAAGAAAAAGCAAAGGATTCTATTTACCTTATTAAATTAATTGAAAAATTTAAAAATGAAAATGAGCCTATTGAGATACGATATAAGGGCAAAATATTATCAACATTATATTATGGTAACTCACCATTGCTAAACAAACTAAAATATTACCCTTTGGCTTTAATGCTTATTATTTTTCTGTTTGCTGCAGTGGCATATTTCTTCTATCGAAGTTCAAAAATTGCCGATCAGAATAAACTCTGGACAGGGATGGCAAAGGAAACAGCCCATCAGATTGGAACCCCTTTATCTTCTCTGGTTGGCTGGACAGAAATTTTAAAGTCGGAAAATGTAAATCCAGATTATATAGTTGAAATCGAAAAAGATATTGACCGGCTTCAAACCATAA
Protein-coding sequences here:
- a CDS encoding DUF3127 domain-containing protein, which produces MEVQGRIKMVGETQTFGSNGFRKREVVVTTEEQYPQHIMVEFVQDKTELLNNFKEGQQVKININLRGREWVNPQGETKYFNSIQGWRIEALQAQAPSGDMPPVPPTEAFEPVSDLNEDDNDDLPF
- a CDS encoding flavin reductase family protein encodes the protein MVSFIPKDLSTGVLHSYLLSAIAPRPIAFASTIDADGNPNLSPFSFFNVFSANPPILIFSPARRVRDNTTKHTLGNVEAIKEVVINVVNYDMVHQASLTSTEYPEGVNEFGKAGLSMLPSDIVKPFRVAESPIQFECKVNDIVHLGTEGGAGNLVICEVVKLHFSDEVLNDDQTINQEALDLVARAGGSYYSRAKKGFFEIPKPLKTLGIGVDNMPEHVRNSMILTGNNLGMLANVEALPNKDEVNQFVEDISERYPDIKTASHREKHKLAQNYLSYGDVKSAWKLLLS
- a CDS encoding thioredoxin family protein; this encodes MNTDTLTINDIISESLKNSMTYAEYRTLVSTLVEVKSTTGNDKTMDLVAYTQLNDRRMRRWDKTAKVSEEMKTKIESFNKKVTWLVISESWCGDAAHILPIINKVAELNTNIDYKVVLRDENEALMNQFLTHGGKAIPKLIMLDSETNEVINTFGPRPTVATNLVQAYKAEHGALTPEFKEDLQRWYNTDKGQSTIEDLVLLMED
- a CDS encoding sensor histidine kinase; amino-acid sequence: MTFSLNRNAIRWIIVVSSFIIISLILWNTYTFFQNFKAEERSKMKNWSFAQKEMRKTDNLNADIGELPLEILKSNTSTPMIKVSEDGSMEHNNIDEEKAKDSIYLIKLIEKFKNENEPIEIRYKGKILSTLYYGNSPLLNKLKYYPLALMLIIFLFAAVAYFFYRSSKIADQNKLWTGMAKETAHQIGTPLSSLVGWTEILKSENVNPDYIVEIEKDIDRLQTITERFSKIGSAPTLKSMDIVEVTKSSYAYLKARSSKLINFEIIIPEREIPINLNEQLYSWTIENLVKNAIDAMKGKGDLKLELSQLENQVFINISDTGKGIPKSSYTKIFEPGYTTKKRGWGLGLSLAKRIIEDYHNGRIKVLTSEIGKGTTIQIMLKQV
- the aat gene encoding leucyl/phenylalanyl-tRNA--protein transferase, which gives rise to MHFLTQKIDFPDVSKASADGLLAIGGDLSPERLLFAYSKGIFPWFQDEEPILWWSPDPRFVLLPDDLKVSKSMKQVLKKDAFKVTTNKAFKAVVENCACAKRSDQYGTWITDDMIKAYVKLHRLGYAKSIEVWQNKELVGGLYGIEINDKVFCGESMFTKVSNASKVGFITFIQNSSYQLIDCQLHTKHLESLGAKNMPRNEFIKYLKPFSL
- a CDS encoding DNA-3-methyladenine glycosylase I, with translation MNKNRCGWCVGNDLYEAYHDEEWGVPVYDDDTLFEFLILETFQAGLSWITILKKRENFRKAFDHFDYKKIANYTSDKVETLLQDKGIVRNRLKVNATITNAQAFMKIQEEYGSFSKYIWGFVDGKPIKNRLENYKNAPAHTPLSDAISKDLKKRGFKFVGSTVIYAHMQATGMVNDHEVSCFRYQEV